A genome region from Vicinamibacterales bacterium includes the following:
- a CDS encoding Gfo/Idh/MocA family oxidoreductase has product MPIRESGGVVLNNGDRVVPEPLLLGRNDAKLMSIAEDLGIDAYTTDYDSAIGSSEHALFFDAGTTVMRPELLDQALSKGKHLYCEKPVACSLASARKLCARADAADVKAGVVMDKLFLPGLIKLGQLKTQGFFGRILSVRIDFGYWVFTGEESPSNRPSWNYRKSSGGGIILDMMAHWRYVLDRIVAPVHSVVCLGATHVDQRWDERGDVYTADAEDAAYVVMQLEGGVVAQVNSSWCTRVNRDDLAIFQIDGTEGSAVAGLSWCRTQSLNNTPRPVWNPDEPQRLQFRDQWTPYQADRTYPNGFRAQWEQFIRHLYDDAPWPYTLREGLKGVQLAEVALESWRRRAWVNIEDVGS; this is encoded by the coding sequence ATGCCCATACGTGAATCCGGAGGGGTGGTGCTAAATAATGGGGACCGAGTGGTGCCCGAACCGTTATTGCTCGGCCGGAACGATGCGAAGCTGATGTCAATTGCCGAGGACCTCGGCATCGACGCATACACGACCGATTATGACTCGGCGATTGGGTCGTCTGAGCACGCCCTGTTCTTTGATGCCGGCACGACGGTGATGCGACCAGAATTGCTCGACCAGGCGCTCTCAAAGGGAAAACATCTTTACTGTGAAAAACCGGTTGCCTGTTCGCTTGCCAGCGCCCGAAAACTGTGCGCACGCGCCGACGCAGCTGATGTGAAGGCTGGGGTCGTAATGGATAAGTTGTTTTTGCCTGGCCTAATCAAGCTTGGGCAACTGAAAACCCAGGGGTTCTTTGGACGCATTCTGTCCGTGCGGATCGATTTTGGGTATTGGGTCTTTACTGGTGAGGAGTCACCGAGCAACCGGCCGAGCTGGAATTATCGGAAGTCATCCGGGGGTGGCATCATTCTCGACATGATGGCGCACTGGCGGTATGTACTGGATCGCATCGTGGCACCGGTGCACTCGGTTGTGTGCTTAGGTGCCACACATGTTGATCAGCGGTGGGATGAGCGGGGTGATGTCTACACCGCTGATGCTGAGGACGCGGCATACGTGGTGATGCAATTAGAGGGTGGGGTGGTCGCCCAGGTGAACAGCAGTTGGTGCACGCGTGTGAACAGGGATGACCTTGCAATCTTCCAAATTGATGGGACTGAGGGTTCTGCAGTGGCTGGGCTTAGCTGGTGCCGAACCCAATCTCTGAACAATACGCCTCGTCCAGTCTGGAATCCGGATGAGCCGCAACGATTACAGTTTCGTGACCAGTGGACCCCGTATCAGGCCGATCGAACATACCCGAACGGGTTTCGGGCTCAGTGGGAACAGTTCATCCGGCATTTGTACGATGATGCGCCGTGGCCCTATACGCTGAGAGAGGGGCTGAAGGGGGTTCAGCTAGCTGAGGTAGCGCTTGAGAGTTGGCGCCGTCGGGCGTGGGTAAATATTGAGGACGTCGGGTCGTGA
- a CDS encoding cytochrome D1 domain-containing protein, translated as MPTTTCRLIANFSLFGVFVFGLATGVEAQKPIIVQTNAAGDNVHLIDPDSNTIVGEISGIEVNHGAAAAPDGSRFYITNEVDHTLDVVDARTLRVTHKVPLSGRPNNVAIRNNGQRVYVAIVSSPGAVDVVDTNSMELVKSILTAGGVHNTFISPDSKHVIAGSISGRNLTVIDAESEVALWTLFFDAGVRPMSFETHPDGSTRRIFVQLSNFHGFAVVNFDERREEQARVELPTIPEEERHTEFLQGSPSHGQGVAPDGRTLWLCSKVNSYVYAYSLPDLEYLGGVHVGSHPDWLTFSPDSKYVYVANAGSNSTSVVSVETLEEVTQIPVGQVPKRVITAVIPATTVTAWSTADTGSSASVDREALDYEFYRDQVEPIFINKRGGLARCVVCHATRTRFRLQAPPPEGATWNAEQSRQNFETSRRMVVPGDPLGSRLLQLPLAEEAGGNPFHPGGKHWTSQTDPEWQTIASWIRGSRN; from the coding sequence ATGCCGACAACAACATGCCGCCTTATCGCAAACTTTTCACTATTCGGAGTTTTTGTTTTCGGGCTAGCCACCGGCGTTGAAGCGCAAAAACCGATTATTGTTCAGACGAACGCAGCCGGTGACAACGTGCACCTCATTGACCCGGACTCCAACACCATCGTAGGTGAGATTTCTGGCATCGAGGTAAATCATGGTGCGGCAGCAGCCCCGGACGGAAGCCGCTTCTACATCACCAACGAAGTCGACCACACCCTTGATGTAGTTGACGCTCGAACACTGAGAGTTACCCACAAGGTGCCACTCAGTGGCCGTCCGAATAACGTTGCTATTCGTAACAATGGCCAACGAGTCTACGTTGCGATTGTTTCATCGCCTGGTGCCGTCGATGTGGTCGATACGAATTCGATGGAGCTAGTGAAAAGCATTCTCACAGCAGGCGGGGTGCACAACACGTTCATAAGTCCTGACAGTAAACATGTTATCGCTGGCTCAATCTCTGGACGCAACCTCACTGTGATCGATGCCGAGAGTGAAGTCGCGCTCTGGACCTTGTTTTTTGACGCCGGCGTCCGGCCGATGTCATTCGAAACACACCCGGACGGTTCTACTCGCCGCATCTTTGTGCAACTGTCCAACTTTCATGGCTTTGCAGTAGTCAATTTCGATGAACGCCGCGAAGAGCAGGCGCGGGTCGAACTCCCTACGATTCCCGAGGAGGAACGCCATACCGAGTTTCTACAAGGCTCCCCTTCACACGGCCAAGGCGTGGCTCCTGACGGTAGAACTTTATGGCTGTGCAGTAAGGTGAACAGCTATGTCTACGCCTACTCGCTACCCGATTTAGAGTATCTCGGTGGCGTCCACGTCGGCAGTCATCCGGACTGGCTCACATTTTCACCTGACAGTAAATATGTCTACGTCGCCAACGCCGGATCGAACTCCACGTCCGTCGTCAGCGTGGAGACACTTGAGGAGGTGACGCAAATTCCTGTGGGACAGGTGCCAAAAAGAGTGATTACGGCGGTGATTCCTGCGACGACTGTCACCGCTTGGAGCACCGCCGACACTGGATCAAGTGCATCAGTTGACCGTGAAGCCCTTGACTATGAATTTTATAGAGATCAGGTAGAGCCAATCTTCATTAACAAACGCGGAGGTCTGGCCCGTTGTGTGGTCTGCCATGCGACTAGAACCCGCTTTAGGCTTCAGGCGCCGCCACCGGAAGGTGCCACCTGGAATGCTGAGCAGTCCCGTCAAAATTTTGAAACTTCACGACGGATGGTCGTGCCCGGCGACCCACTGGGCAGCCGGCTCTTGCAACTACCACTCGCGGAAGAGGCTGGCGGCAACCCGTTCCACCCGGGTGGCAAGCACTGGACCTCACAGACCGACCCCGAATGGCAGACGATCGCTAGCTGGATCCGCGGGAGCCGCAACTAG
- a CDS encoding DUF1775 domain-containing protein translates to MRLAVTALLFSLLGTMAEAHVTVVPHESTLGRSQVYTVRVPAEGGVTTSQTVLHIPEGVTVSRVRTQPGMQVDVRRENDRIVQITWTLDVHPGSYAEFQFIARNPEEGSEIVWKAQQVHPDGTSTDWVNPPENQRPASVTKLVAPEDAYSYFIRTYPLVDDPLIGDIRRIFAETHDGNPAGDADVRHILWRLLFERDLYPTLDEATADWYGAG, encoded by the coding sequence ATGCGATTGGCTGTTACTGCCCTTCTGTTCAGTCTTCTTGGCACGATGGCTGAAGCACACGTTACAGTCGTGCCACACGAATCGACCCTTGGTCGAAGTCAAGTGTACACAGTGCGAGTACCAGCCGAGGGCGGAGTGACCACGAGCCAGACGGTCCTACACATTCCGGAAGGCGTGACAGTCTCCAGAGTGAGAACCCAACCCGGCATGCAGGTCGACGTCAGGCGTGAGAATGACAGAATCGTTCAGATTACCTGGACCCTAGACGTTCATCCAGGTTCTTACGCCGAATTTCAATTTATCGCCAGAAATCCAGAAGAGGGTTCCGAAATTGTCTGGAAGGCACAGCAAGTCCATCCCGATGGCACTAGCACCGACTGGGTCAATCCCCCTGAGAACCAGAGACCAGCGTCAGTCACCAAACTTGTGGCCCCTGAGGATGCCTACAGTTACTTTATTCGCACATATCCGCTTGTCGATGACCCACTGATAGGCGACATCCGTCGAATCTTCGCCGAAACCCACGACGGTAATCCGGCCGGTGATGCAGACGTCCGGCACATACTCTGGCGATTACTTTTCGAACGAGACCTCTACCCGACCCTCGACGAGGCCACGGCTGACTGGTATGGTGCGGGATGA
- a CDS encoding aminotransferase class I/II-fold pyridoxal phosphate-dependent enzyme → MSLSRRAFVQSLGIGSAGALSTAWIIGGGREALTWTPDPFEAVLQASTQQGVIRISSNENARGPGKAALDAMRKVITDKVGRYGREVANTELPAAIANRVGRGLTSENILTSTGSAGILEAGVRAYVSESKPLVNAAPSYENPTEIAGLLGAEVRRVPVDANLKLDLDGMAEAAKGAGLVFLCNPNNPTATAHSQSAVSAFIQRVKSDSPDTAILVDEAYIDYATDTTVGTAAAETLRYDDVFVARTFSKAYGMAGLRMGYATGRPTTLAKLAAAWGLGDLNILTATGAIASLNEPDHMVAERKENRRVRDFTINAFKEMGYEASDSQTNFLFVNVRRPAAEFRDAARDQGVLVGRDFPPLEQTHARISLGTMEEMQQAVEVFKKILET, encoded by the coding sequence ATGTCACTGTCACGTCGCGCATTCGTTCAGTCTCTTGGCATTGGTAGCGCGGGCGCGCTGTCTACCGCCTGGATCATAGGTGGAGGCCGTGAAGCCCTGACCTGGACCCCGGACCCATTTGAGGCAGTTCTCCAAGCCTCCACCCAGCAAGGTGTTATCAGGATTAGCTCCAACGAAAACGCCCGTGGCCCAGGAAAGGCCGCGCTTGATGCAATGCGCAAGGTGATCACTGATAAGGTCGGACGCTACGGTCGTGAAGTGGCGAACACAGAACTGCCAGCAGCAATTGCTAACCGCGTAGGCCGCGGACTCACATCGGAAAACATTCTCACCTCAACTGGCTCAGCTGGAATCCTTGAAGCTGGGGTGCGAGCCTACGTCTCAGAGAGTAAACCACTCGTAAACGCTGCCCCATCTTACGAAAACCCGACGGAGATCGCCGGCCTACTCGGCGCAGAGGTTCGCAGGGTGCCGGTAGATGCTAACCTAAAGCTCGACCTCGACGGAATGGCCGAGGCCGCTAAGGGCGCCGGACTTGTCTTCCTCTGCAATCCAAATAACCCAACCGCAACTGCGCATTCACAGTCTGCTGTGTCAGCCTTTATCCAGCGAGTTAAGTCCGACTCGCCTGACACAGCGATTCTCGTGGACGAAGCCTACATAGACTACGCAACCGACACGACCGTCGGGACTGCGGCGGCTGAAACCTTAAGATATGACGATGTCTTCGTCGCGAGAACATTTTCAAAAGCTTACGGAATGGCTGGGCTCCGAATGGGCTATGCAACGGGTCGACCAACCACTCTTGCCAAGCTCGCCGCTGCTTGGGGCTTGGGCGACCTGAACATCCTAACGGCGACTGGCGCGATTGCGTCGTTGAATGAACCTGACCATATGGTGGCTGAGCGCAAAGAGAATCGTCGGGTCCGGGATTTCACAATCAATGCGTTCAAAGAAATGGGTTACGAGGCATCAGACTCGCAAACAAATTTCCTGTTCGTCAATGTGCGCCGACCAGCAGCCGAGTTTCGAGATGCGGCCCGCGACCAAGGGGTTCTGGTCGGACGAGACTTTCCACCACTTGAACAGACTCATGCGCGTATCTCACTTGGCACAATGGAAGAGATGCAGCAGGCGGTGGAAGTGTTTAAGAAAATCCTCGAAACCTAG
- a CDS encoding aminotransferase class I/II-fold pyridoxal phosphate-dependent enzyme, producing MSLSRRAFVRTLGVGSAGALSTPWILGRSGEALNWTPDPFEAVLQASTQQEVIKISGNENARGPGEAAVDAMVKLIRDNVGRYHFNLAREELPEAIARNLGYGLTAENVLISTGSGAILTAGVRAYVSESRPLVNGAPSFGSPNRTASQIGASIREVPVDANLRLDLDGMAEAAIGAGLVFLCNPNNPTATAHSLADVTAFIERVKASSPDTAILVDEAYIEYATDANVETATTQALEHDNVFVARTFSKGYGMAGLRLGYAAARPATLAKLNAAWGLGSVNILTASAAIASLNDPDRMLNEREENRRVRNFTRRAFEEMGYETTDSQTNFLFVNVRQPAAEFRDAALDQGVQVGRDFPPMEQTHARISLGTMEEMERAVEVFRRILET from the coding sequence ATGTCACTGTCACGTCGCGCATTCGTTCGGACCCTTGGCGTTGGTAGCGCGGGTGCGCTGTCTACGCCCTGGATTCTCGGTCGAAGTGGTGAAGCCTTGAATTGGACACCGGATCCATTCGAAGCAGTCCTGCAAGCCTCCACTCAGCAGGAGGTGATCAAAATTAGCGGTAACGAAAACGCTCGCGGTCCGGGCGAGGCGGCCGTCGACGCAATGGTGAAGCTGATTAGAGACAACGTCGGGCGTTACCACTTTAATCTGGCACGTGAAGAACTCCCGGAAGCCATCGCTAGAAATCTTGGCTACGGACTCACGGCGGAGAATGTTCTGATCTCAACCGGTTCGGGCGCGATTCTGACTGCAGGGGTGCGCGCCTACGTTTCGGAGAGTAGGCCCCTCGTTAACGGTGCCCCCTCATTCGGAAGTCCAAACCGGACCGCGAGTCAGATCGGCGCGAGCATTCGTGAGGTTCCGGTCGATGCCAATCTAAGACTCGACCTTGACGGGATGGCCGAGGCCGCTATCGGTGCTGGACTCGTCTTTCTGTGCAATCCCAACAACCCGACGGCAACTGCGCATTCGCTAGCTGACGTAACAGCCTTCATCGAACGGGTCAAGGCGAGTTCACCTGACACAGCGATCCTCGTCGACGAGGCCTACATCGAATACGCGACCGACGCAAACGTTGAGACAGCTACCACCCAAGCCTTGGAACACGACAATGTCTTCGTCGCGAGAACATTCTCGAAGGGTTACGGTATGGCCGGCTTACGCCTCGGCTATGCGGCCGCGCGACCGGCGACCCTCGCGAAGCTCAACGCGGCCTGGGGTTTAGGAAGCGTGAATATCTTGACTGCCTCAGCCGCGATCGCGTCGCTGAATGACCCTGATCGCATGCTCAACGAACGCGAAGAAAACCGTCGCGTGCGGAATTTCACCAGAAGAGCGTTTGAGGAGATGGGCTACGAGACCACTGACTCGCAAACCAATTTCCTGTTCGTGAATGTGCGCCAACCGGCTGCCGAGTTTCGCGATGCGGCCCTCGACCAAGGCGTCCAGGTGGGACGAGATTTCCCCCCGATGGAACAGACACATGCGCGGATCTCGCTTGGCACCATGGAAGAAATGGAGCGGGCCGTCGAGGTATTCAGAAGGATCCTCGAAACTTAG
- the fdnG gene encoding formate dehydrogenase-N subunit alpha encodes MDISRRKFLRVSAAGSFALSTLGFDLRPAYAAVRQLKIRNAREYRTVCPYCAVGCGTIAYVHGSGGLNTTPTVIHVEGDPDNPINGGTLCPKGASQMQLAISPRLRKSPMFRDARSSEWREISWDEAMSWFARKFKETRDASFVERDELGRTVNRCEGLAWVGSATVANEDAYLITKTMRAMGLVYIDHQARIUHSPTVASLAATFGRGAMTNHWKDIKNADVVLVMGANPAENHPCGFKWALEARNTRGAKLVTVDPRFTRTSAVADDHLQIRPGSDIALLGGLLRHILTHDLHHADYVREHTNASFIVSERFSFEDGLFSGFDEATKEYDATAWEYDRDPDGYARRDTTLEHPRCVFQLLKRHYDRYTPELVAQITGCSEKDFLRIADVICSTGRADRVGTIMYAVGWTMHTVGSQIIRTAAIVQLLLGNIGRPGGGINALRGHANVQGATDHAIVAGILPGYLKVPQPAQVSLADHLRDSTPRPLVRNTANYWGNYPKFLVSQLKAWFGDRAQADNEFGYHYLGKTDKDASWLSIWDQAHQGKLEGFVALGFNPLLAGPDVSRLLESMTKLKWKVVIDPFMLDSAEFWKAPGMEPSEIDTEVLYLPTTHWIERDGSFTNSGRWAQWKEKAIDPPIGVRSDTWILSELFWRVKELYTTEGGAFDEPIQALTWNYLNPREPTLTELAQEINGSDLPSGRRLSSFGELKDDGSTASGNWLYSGSYPEEGNQMDRRVNDDPTGLGMHHGWAWSWPLNRRVLYNRASADREGVPWDRGRSGIAWTGREWIGDVPDYGPTTRPDAMGAFIMTEEGVARLFSPLLKDGPIPEHYEPVESPTVNILHENVPINPVLRWYNGVQETLAQESERKSYPYPCTIYRVVEREHFVTSNVPYLVEAMPDFFVEVPEGLATEKGIENGGQVRVWSKRGEVQGTAIVTKRIQPLTVNGQTVWTIGVPVHWGFVGITQGSMANELTPFIGDANTSCPEFKAFLVNVEAV; translated from the coding sequence ATGGACATTTCTCGACGGAAGTTTCTCAGGGTCTCGGCGGCCGGTAGTTTTGCTCTGAGTACCCTAGGATTTGACCTACGTCCCGCCTACGCGGCTGTTCGTCAACTCAAGATCAGAAACGCCAGAGAATATCGTACGGTCTGCCCTTACTGCGCGGTTGGCTGTGGAACCATCGCCTACGTGCACGGTAGTGGTGGCCTCAACACAACGCCAACCGTCATCCACGTAGAGGGAGACCCCGATAACCCGATCAACGGTGGCACGCTGTGCCCCAAGGGCGCCTCGCAAATGCAGCTCGCAATCAGTCCTCGGTTGCGGAAATCACCAATGTTTCGTGACGCACGCTCCTCAGAATGGCGCGAGATTTCGTGGGACGAAGCAATGAGCTGGTTTGCGAGAAAATTCAAGGAAACCCGAGACGCTAGTTTCGTTGAGCGTGATGAACTTGGCCGGACCGTCAACCGATGTGAAGGACTAGCTTGGGTTGGTAGTGCAACCGTAGCCAATGAGGATGCCTACCTCATTACGAAAACGATGCGTGCAATGGGCCTTGTTTATATCGACCATCAGGCCCGCATATGACATAGCCCCACGGTGGCCAGTCTGGCCGCCACGTTTGGTCGAGGTGCGATGACCAATCACTGGAAGGACATCAAGAACGCTGATGTTGTTCTAGTGATGGGAGCCAATCCTGCCGAAAATCATCCTTGCGGATTCAAATGGGCCCTCGAAGCTCGAAATACTCGAGGCGCCAAGTTAGTAACCGTTGATCCGCGTTTCACCCGAACCTCAGCCGTAGCGGACGACCATCTACAAATTCGGCCCGGGTCTGACATTGCGCTGTTGGGCGGTCTCCTCAGACATATCCTGACACACGACCTACATCATGCTGATTATGTGCGCGAGCATACCAATGCCTCCTTTATCGTCAGCGAACGCTTTTCATTCGAAGATGGACTGTTCTCGGGATTCGATGAGGCAACCAAGGAATATGACGCTACCGCGTGGGAGTACGACCGAGACCCTGATGGCTACGCTCGTCGCGATACGACCCTAGAACACCCGCGCTGTGTCTTTCAACTTCTCAAACGTCATTACGACCGATACACGCCAGAGCTTGTTGCCCAAATCACTGGCTGCTCTGAAAAAGACTTCCTGCGAATCGCCGATGTTATTTGTTCGACCGGTAGAGCTGACCGAGTTGGAACGATTATGTATGCAGTGGGCTGGACGATGCACACGGTAGGAAGTCAAATCATTCGGACGGCAGCGATTGTCCAGCTCCTTCTTGGCAACATAGGCCGACCGGGCGGCGGGATCAACGCACTGCGCGGTCATGCCAACGTGCAAGGAGCAACTGACCACGCAATCGTCGCCGGCATTCTACCTGGCTATTTGAAGGTTCCTCAGCCGGCACAGGTATCGCTGGCGGACCACCTAAGGGATTCAACGCCTCGACCTTTGGTTCGTAACACAGCAAATTACTGGGGCAACTATCCTAAATTCCTTGTATCCCAACTCAAGGCTTGGTTTGGTGACCGTGCGCAAGCCGACAACGAGTTCGGCTACCACTATCTCGGCAAAACCGACAAGGACGCCAGCTGGTTGTCAATCTGGGATCAGGCGCACCAGGGTAAGCTCGAAGGCTTCGTTGCATTGGGATTCAATCCGCTCCTAGCCGGCCCAGACGTTTCGCGATTACTCGAGTCGATGACAAAACTGAAATGGAAAGTCGTCATTGACCCGTTTATGCTCGATAGTGCGGAGTTCTGGAAAGCGCCCGGGATGGAGCCGTCAGAGATCGACACCGAGGTGCTGTATCTACCAACTACACATTGGATTGAACGGGACGGTTCGTTCACAAACAGTGGACGCTGGGCGCAATGGAAAGAAAAGGCCATCGACCCGCCAATTGGCGTCCGCTCAGACACCTGGATCCTCTCGGAACTCTTCTGGCGGGTAAAAGAACTCTACACAACAGAGGGTGGAGCCTTCGACGAACCTATTCAGGCGCTAACGTGGAACTACCTGAACCCACGCGAGCCGACACTGACCGAGCTGGCTCAGGAAATCAACGGTTCGGACCTTCCTAGCGGACGGCGCCTCTCGTCCTTCGGGGAACTGAAGGACGACGGATCGACCGCCTCAGGTAACTGGCTCTACTCTGGCAGCTACCCTGAAGAAGGCAACCAGATGGACCGCCGGGTGAACGATGACCCTACTGGTCTGGGCATGCACCATGGCTGGGCGTGGAGTTGGCCACTCAATCGTCGCGTACTTTACAACCGCGCTTCGGCCGACCGAGAAGGGGTCCCTTGGGACCGTGGGCGCTCGGGTATCGCTTGGACTGGCCGCGAGTGGATCGGCGATGTGCCAGACTACGGACCTACCACCCGGCCTGATGCGATGGGGGCGTTCATCATGACTGAAGAAGGCGTGGCCCGTCTGTTCAGTCCCCTGCTGAAAGATGGTCCGATTCCGGAACACTACGAACCGGTTGAAAGTCCAACGGTCAACATTCTCCACGAGAACGTACCAATTAATCCGGTATTACGCTGGTACAACGGGGTCCAGGAAACCTTGGCACAAGAAAGCGAACGTAAAAGCTATCCTTATCCGTGCACCATCTATCGCGTTGTCGAGCGTGAGCACTTTGTCACCAGCAACGTGCCGTACCTGGTCGAGGCGATGCCAGATTTCTTCGTAGAAGTGCCGGAGGGGTTAGCGACCGAAAAGGGAATTGAGAATGGCGGACAAGTAAGAGTCTGGTCGAAGCGTGGCGAAGTTCAGGGCACCGCTATCGTGACGAAGCGAATCCAGCCACTAACGGTAAACGGTCAGACGGTCTGGACGATCGGAGTGCCGGTACATTGGGGTTTCGTTGGGATTACCCAAGGATCCATGGCTAATGAATTGACTCCGTTTATTGGTGATGCCAATACGAGTTGTCCAGAATTCAAAGCGTTTCTGGTGAACGTTGAAGCAGTATAA
- the fdxH gene encoding formate dehydrogenase subunit beta — protein MSTLSLKRVSASSSPAPGIRSTPEYAKLVDIGSCIGCKGCEVACKEWNDLKVEPTANFGSYQSHKDLSAHTWLLMRFDEVEMSGRLQWLIKKDACLHCEEPGCLYACPAPGAIVQYENGIVDINQDQCIGCQFCVTGCPFDIPRFDKETKKVYKCNMCVDRVEAGLEPACVKTCPTHAISWGSKEDMLSLAEHKVELLKERGFDNPVTYNPAGVGGTHMMYVVPHGDHLADYRLPSDPTASPLALTGLGILKRIGSYLLGFGVLSTLVHYLTIGPQDAEDTTTHANT, from the coding sequence ATGAGTACGTTATCGCTCAAACGTGTGTCAGCCAGTTCTTCGCCAGCACCAGGAATTCGTTCTACGCCGGAGTACGCAAAACTCGTTGACATTGGAAGCTGTATCGGCTGCAAAGGGTGTGAGGTTGCATGTAAGGAGTGGAACGATTTAAAGGTTGAACCAACTGCCAACTTCGGAAGTTACCAGAGCCATAAAGACCTTTCTGCACACACCTGGCTATTAATGCGTTTCGATGAAGTCGAGATGAGTGGACGGTTACAGTGGCTCATTAAGAAGGACGCGTGTCTCCACTGCGAAGAGCCAGGCTGCCTTTACGCCTGTCCTGCCCCAGGAGCGATCGTCCAGTATGAGAACGGCATCGTCGACATCAATCAAGACCAATGCATCGGCTGCCAGTTCTGTGTTACCGGCTGTCCCTTCGATATCCCTCGGTTCGACAAGGAAACAAAGAAGGTCTACAAATGCAACATGTGTGTTGACCGTGTAGAAGCCGGTCTCGAGCCAGCGTGCGTGAAGACCTGCCCTACCCACGCCATCTCATGGGGCAGCAAGGAGGACATGCTCTCACTCGCCGAGCACAAAGTTGAACTGCTGAAGGAGCGTGGATTCGATAACCCAGTGACCTACAATCCCGCCGGTGTTGGCGGGACCCACATGATGTATGTAGTGCCCCACGGGGATCATTTGGCAGACTACCGGCTTCCATCAGACCCGACAGCCAGCCCACTGGCTCTCACCGGGTTGGGGATTCTGAAGCGAATTGGTTCCTACCTACTGGGATTTGGAGTTCTGTCGACGCTTGTGCACTATCTGACAATCGGTCCGCAGGACGCCGAGGACACCACTACGCATGCCAACACCTGA
- a CDS encoding formate dehydrogenase subunit gamma, with the protein MPTPELGGLIHRFSAIQRLIHWAVGISFTLLLLTGLAFSYPSLFWLTNLLGGGPMARVAHPWVGLIFSVSMAATFLMWVRDMTLAAIDWRWLRAIHSYARHQTADIPPAGKYNGGQKLFFWAQTVLGVIFLISGLALWFPETVATVVPNASLLLASMRLVHYAATLAGGLLLTLHVYLGIFAFPGTAQGMIDGKVTSAWANLHHPAWQPNKHPTHTPENAD; encoded by the coding sequence ATGCCAACACCTGAGCTCGGGGGGTTAATTCATCGCTTCAGCGCCATCCAACGCCTTATTCACTGGGCTGTGGGAATAAGTTTCACACTCCTCTTGCTCACCGGCCTTGCGTTTTCATATCCGTCCCTTTTCTGGCTCACAAATCTGTTGGGCGGTGGACCCATGGCTAGGGTGGCGCACCCTTGGGTAGGCCTTATCTTCAGCGTTTCGATGGCCGCAACTTTCCTGATGTGGGTGCGTGATATGACCCTTGCTGCAATCGACTGGCGTTGGCTGAGAGCAATTCACTCCTACGCCCGACATCAGACAGCGGATATACCCCCAGCGGGTAAATACAATGGTGGGCAGAAGCTATTTTTCTGGGCACAGACCGTGCTCGGCGTAATATTTCTGATCAGTGGACTCGCATTATGGTTCCCGGAGACTGTCGCTACAGTGGTTCCAAATGCATCGCTCCTACTTGCTTCGATGCGTCTCGTGCATTACGCCGCCACGCTTGCCGGGGGGCTCCTGCTTACACTGCACGTCTACCTGGGAATATTTGCATTTCCCGGCACGGCGCAAGGAATGATCGACGGAAAGGTTACCAGCGCCTGGGCAAACCTGCATCACCCGGCGTGGCAACCCAACAAACACCCGACGCACACGCCAGAAAATGCCGACTAG